From the genome of Psychroserpens ponticola, one region includes:
- a CDS encoding carbonic anhydrase family protein yields the protein MKAHTKETQATMTPQKSLQYLKEGNQRFQKNLKANRNLLEQVNDTSDGQFPFATILSCIDSRVSAELVFDQGLGDIFSVRVAGNIVNEDILGSMEFACKLAGTELIVVLGHTSCGAVKGACDHAEMGNLTKLVQKITPAVNAVTEPKDESLRSSKNLDFVDNVSHMNVQLMIDRIHAESPILTEMEKNNEIKIIGAMYNVNSGAVTFYE from the coding sequence ATGAAAGCACATACAAAAGAAACACAGGCAACAATGACACCTCAAAAGTCATTACAATATTTAAAAGAAGGAAACCAAAGATTTCAAAAGAACTTAAAAGCCAATCGTAATCTTTTAGAACAAGTAAACGATACTAGTGATGGACAATTTCCATTTGCAACTATTTTAAGCTGTATAGATTCTAGAGTGTCTGCTGAGTTGGTATTTGACCAAGGATTAGGCGATATTTTTAGTGTGCGAGTTGCAGGTAATATTGTAAATGAAGACATTTTAGGTAGTATGGAATTTGCATGCAAATTAGCAGGCACAGAACTGATTGTTGTTTTAGGACACACAAGTTGTGGTGCAGTAAAGGGCGCATGTGACCATGCAGAAATGGGTAATCTAACTAAGTTAGTTCAAAAAATAACACCAGCAGTAAACGCCGTTACAGAACCCAAAGATGAAAGTTTAAGAAGCTCTAAAAATCTAGATTTTGTAGATAATGTATCACACATGAATGTACAATTAATGATAGATAGAATTCATGCAGAAAGTCCAATACTTACAGAAATGGAAAAAAATAATGAGATTAAAATTATTGGAGCCATGTATAATGTGAATTCAGGAGCAGTGACATTTTATGAATAA
- a CDS encoding SulP family inorganic anion transporter, whose product MFKTLKNDLPASVVVFFVALPLCLGIALASGAPLFSGLIAGIIGGIVVGALSGSKIGVSGPAAGLAAIVLTAIGTLGGYENFLVAVVLGGVIQLLFGILKAGIIGYYFPSSVIKGMLTGIGIIIILKQIPHFFGYDAEPEGADSFMEMSGENTFSAIWNIFDNLILGSMVIGFIALGILLLWSNVLVKKGKFFEIIQGPLVAVVIGIIFFLVTQSSETLSIADSHLVSVPVPDSFDSFIGQFSFPNFSAITNPDVWVIAFTIALVASLETLLCVEATDKLDPDKNVTPTNRELLAQGTGNILSGLVGGLPITQVIVRSSANIQSGGKSKTSAIIHGFLLLISVILIPTLLNKIPLSVLAAILLIVGYKLAKPALFMKMYKLGWKQSVPFFVTVFGIVFTDLLVGIGLGLMVGIVVILLKSYQNSHFLHIEDNSNGKHKIKMELAEEVTFFNKGAILKELDSLPRDTYLEFDVRKTRYLDYDIVEILDDFAFKAKERNIDIQLISKRGVVENPPSFIEFFQLRPKSSISLS is encoded by the coding sequence ATGTTTAAAACATTAAAAAACGACTTGCCTGCAAGTGTCGTTGTATTTTTTGTAGCATTACCTTTATGTTTAGGTATTGCATTAGCCAGTGGAGCACCTCTTTTTTCTGGTTTAATTGCTGGAATTATAGGAGGAATTGTTGTTGGAGCCTTAAGTGGTTCTAAAATTGGAGTTAGTGGACCTGCAGCTGGTTTAGCAGCTATTGTATTAACAGCAATTGGTACGTTAGGAGGTTATGAAAATTTTTTAGTTGCTGTTGTTTTAGGAGGTGTTATTCAATTACTTTTTGGCATTTTAAAAGCTGGAATTATTGGATATTATTTTCCCTCTTCTGTTATTAAAGGCATGCTTACTGGTATTGGAATTATTATTATTTTAAAGCAAATTCCTCACTTTTTTGGCTATGATGCAGAACCAGAAGGAGCCGATAGTTTTATGGAGATGTCTGGTGAAAATACATTTTCTGCAATTTGGAATATTTTTGATAACCTTATTTTAGGTTCGATGGTTATCGGCTTTATAGCATTAGGTATTTTATTATTATGGAGCAATGTATTAGTTAAAAAAGGAAAGTTTTTTGAAATTATTCAAGGGCCTCTAGTTGCTGTTGTCATAGGAATCATTTTTTTCTTAGTAACTCAATCTAGTGAGACATTATCTATTGCAGATTCGCACTTAGTGAGTGTTCCAGTTCCAGATAGTTTTGATTCATTTATTGGTCAATTTAGTTTTCCTAATTTTTCAGCGATTACAAATCCTGATGTTTGGGTAATTGCTTTCACTATTGCTTTGGTGGCAAGTTTAGAAACTTTATTATGCGTTGAGGCAACAGATAAATTGGATCCAGATAAAAATGTAACACCAACAAATAGAGAATTATTAGCTCAAGGAACAGGTAATATATTATCTGGTTTAGTTGGAGGCCTTCCAATAACTCAAGTAATTGTTAGAAGTTCTGCTAATATTCAATCAGGAGGGAAAAGTAAAACATCAGCAATTATTCATGGATTTTTATTATTGATTTCTGTGATATTAATTCCTACGCTACTCAATAAAATTCCTTTATCTGTCTTGGCTGCAATTTTATTGATTGTAGGTTATAAACTAGCAAAACCAGCATTGTTTATGAAGATGTATAAATTAGGATGGAAACAATCTGTGCCGTTTTTTGTAACAGTTTTCGGAATTGTATTTACAGATTTATTGGTTGGTATTGGCTTAGGATTAATGGTAGGTATTGTAGTGATATTGTTAAAGAGCTACCAAAACTCTCACTTTCTTCATATTGAAGATAATAGTAACGGAAAACATAAAATTAAAATGGAGCTTGCTGAAGAAGTAACTTTCTTTAATAAAGGTGCCATTTTAAAGGAGCTAGATAGTTTGCCAAGAGACACCTATTTAGAATTTGATGTTAGAAAAACACGATATCTAGATTATGATATTGTTGAAATTCTCGATGATTTTGCCTTTAAAGCGAAGGAGAGAAATATTGATATCCAATTAATTTCAAAACGCGGAGTAGTTGAAAACCCACCAAGTTTTATTGAATTCTTTCAATTAAGACCTAAATCTAGTATTAGTTTAAGCTAA
- a CDS encoding SH3 domain-containing protein, whose amino-acid sequence MKQLIYILTFFGSILTFAQNNQLFEAANTLYNDANYTEALEKYKTVLDSGEHSAELYFNMANAHYKLNHIAPSIYYYEKALLLKPHDKDIKNNIAFARNMTVDAIDFVPEVGISKLIRNVTNMLSFDAWAKTAVVLVMLFVMLFIAYSFTDSTSKKRFTFLTSNLSLLLAIMSLSFAFHKYKLVNNNQPAIVFAQETKIKTEPNLRSAEAFVLHEGTKVQVLDTVSNWKKIKLSDGKTGWIAKDDIKTLKNF is encoded by the coding sequence ATGAAACAATTAATTTACATATTAACGTTTTTTGGAAGCATACTTACATTTGCTCAAAACAATCAACTTTTTGAAGCTGCAAATACGCTATACAACGATGCGAATTATACTGAAGCTCTAGAGAAATATAAAACGGTCTTAGACTCAGGTGAACATTCTGCAGAATTGTATTTCAATATGGCAAATGCACATTATAAACTTAACCATATTGCACCTAGTATTTATTACTATGAAAAAGCATTGTTATTAAAGCCTCATGACAAAGACATCAAAAACAATATTGCTTTCGCAAGAAATATGACTGTAGATGCTATAGATTTTGTGCCAGAGGTTGGTATTTCTAAGCTTATAAGGAATGTTACTAACATGTTGAGTTTTGATGCATGGGCAAAAACAGCTGTAGTTTTGGTTATGCTTTTCGTGATGTTATTTATCGCTTATTCTTTTACGGATTCAACATCAAAAAAACGATTTACTTTTTTAACGAGTAATCTATCGTTGTTACTTGCTATAATGTCTTTATCTTTTGCTTTTCATAAGTATAAATTGGTTAACAATAATCAGCCAGCAATTGTTTTTGCTCAAGAAACTAAAATCAAAACCGAACCAAACTTGAGAAGTGCTGAAGCTTTTGTGCTTCATGAAGGAACAAAAGTACAAGTATTAGATACGGTTAGTAATTGGAAAAAAATTAAGCTTTCCGATGGTAAAACAGGTTGGATCGCTAAAGATGATATTAAAACATTGAAGAATTTTTAA
- a CDS encoding DUF2490 domain-containing protein, with protein sequence MKKRISMVALTFLLVLPNFINAQDSNLGNWLIYIGNKQLNEKWNVHNEVQYRNYDAVGDLEQLLLRTGLGYNLTKNNNNILLGYGYILSENYIDNSDEKISINEHRIFQQFTTKQKVGKVGLSHRYRFEQRFVEDDFKMRFRYFLGIKIPLQYKEEGKNPLYASLYNEIFLNTESSVFDRNRVFGGLGYKFSDALRLELGYMNQFFENSGRDQINVIAFVNF encoded by the coding sequence ATGAAGAAGAGAATAAGTATGGTAGCTCTAACATTTTTGTTAGTGCTGCCTAACTTTATAAATGCGCAAGACAGTAATCTAGGTAATTGGCTTATTTACATTGGAAATAAACAACTCAACGAAAAATGGAATGTCCATAATGAAGTTCAGTATAGAAATTATGATGCTGTTGGTGATTTAGAACAATTATTGTTGCGAACAGGTTTAGGGTATAATTTAACTAAAAACAACAATAACATCCTTTTGGGATATGGTTATATTTTATCTGAAAATTATATCGATAATTCTGATGAGAAAATATCAATTAATGAACATCGTATTTTTCAACAGTTTACAACAAAACAGAAAGTAGGTAAGGTAGGTTTGAGTCATCGTTATCGATTTGAACAGCGTTTTGTTGAAGACGATTTTAAAATGCGATTCAGGTATTTTTTAGGCATTAAGATTCCGCTACAATATAAAGAAGAAGGTAAGAATCCACTATATGCTTCACTATATAATGAGATATTTTTAAATACAGAGTCGTCGGTTTTTGACAGAAATAGAGTTTTTGGTGGTTTAGGATATAAATTTTCTGATGCTTTACGATTAGAATTGGGTTATATGAACCAATTTTTTGAAAACTCTGGAAGAGACCAAATTAATGTAATTGCATTTGTAAATTTCTAA